One window of Medicago truncatula cultivar Jemalong A17 chromosome 2, MtrunA17r5.0-ANR, whole genome shotgun sequence genomic DNA carries:
- the LOC11413223 gene encoding glutamate receptor 3.7, with protein sequence MKLFMVLYLMIWIWVILFCGITVHSERPESVNIGAVFTFDSVIGRVAKVAMEMAVSDINSDPTILSETNLNLIMKDGMCNAFLGSTGAFQVLEQGVAAIIGPQSSAIAHSISQIADAVHVPLISYAATDPTLSSLQFPLFFRTIQSDSEQMAAMANLIDFNGWKEVIVIFLDDDYGRNGISALSDELEKRRLKLAHKLPLSIHYDLDEITKLLNQSRVYSPRVFVVHVNPDPRLRIFSIARKLQMMTSDYVWLATDWLSATSHSFSSANQNSLSIVEGVVALRQHVPDSRKKRDFISRWKKMQKGVANTSLNSYGFFAYDTVWTVAHSIDKYLKVYNNITFSLHENNMVPHTEGIGIQFEKLKVFAGGSDLVNILLQSNFRGLSGQIRFSSDRNIISSGYDVININQMKINKVGYWSNHSGFSVLPPEVLAKKKHRRVSVDQKLGNITWPGGKTERPRGWVIADNAKPLRIGVPKRASFVEFVTEVQEIHQMQGYCIDIFMKALEFIPYEIPFVFKPVGNGKANPNYDALVKKLDENVYDAVVGDIAIVTNRTKIADFSQPFASSSLVVVAPINSSKSNAWVFLKPFSPDMWCIIVASFMMIGVVIWILEHRVNDDFRGPPKRQLVTMFMFSLSTLFKTNNNTISSLSKMVLIVWLFLLMVITASYTASLTSILTVEQLSSPITGIDSLIASNWPIGYQVGSFAYSYLTDNLYVSSSRLVSLGSPEEYAVALRNGPSGGGVAAIVDELPYVELFLSKETDFGIIGQPFTRSSWGFAFQRESPLALDMSTAILKLAESGELQNIHEKWFCKMGCPGERKRNSKPDQLHLSSFWGLYLSCGIISVVALVLFLLRMISQYVGFKQSQNEVVASSSKPPESHCSRVVVNFFNFIDKKEDAIKKMFTQCDNPHNPNSEL encoded by the exons atgAAGCTTTTTATGGTTTTGTACCTTATGATTTGGATTTGGGTAATTCTCTTTTGTGGTATTACTGTTCATAGTGAAAGGCCTGAAAGTGTAAACATTGGAGCAGTTTTCACCTTTGATTCAGTCATAGGTAGAGTTGCAAAGGTGGCTATGGAAATGGCTGTTTCTGATATCAATTCTGACCCTACAATTCTTAGTGAGACTAATCTCAACTTGATAATGAAGGATGGTATGTGTAATGCTTTTCTTGGATCAACTGGAG CTTTTCAAGTACTTGAGCAAGGGGTTGCAGCCATAATTGGTCCACAATCATCCGCCATAGCTCATTCGATTTCTCAAATAGCCGATGCAGTCCATGTTCCCCTTATTTCATATGCTGCAACTGATCCAACCCTATCATCCCTTCAATTTCCTCTCTTTTTCCGTACTATACAAAGTGACTCAGAGCAAATGGCCGCAATGGCCAATCTGATCGACTTTAACGGATGGAAAGAGGTCATTGTTATATTCTTGGATGACGATTATGGAAGAAACGGAATATCTGCTTTGAGCGATGAACTTGAAAAAAGGAGATTGAAACTAGCTCACAAACTACCTTTAAGCATTCACTACGATCTAGATGAAATCACTAAGTTGCTCAATCAATCCAGAGTATATAGTCCTCGTGTTTTTGTCGTTCATGTTAACCCAGATCCGAGATTGAGAATTTTTTCCATTGCTCGTAAACTTCAAATGATGACTAGTGACTATGTATGGCTTGCCACAGATTGGCTCTCTGCTACCTCACATTCATTTTCGTCAGCAAATCAGAACTCTCTTAGCATTGTCGAAGGAGTTGTTGCTCTTCGTCAACACGTTCCGGATTCTAGAAAGAAAAGAGATTTTATTTCTCGatggaaaaaaatgcaaaaaggtGTAGCAAATACTAGTTTGAACTCCTATGGATTTTTCGCTTATGATACAGTTTGGACAGTTGCACATTCAattgataaatatttgaaagtATATAATAACATTACTTTCTCTCTTCATGAAAACAATATGGTACCGCATACGGAAGGAATTGGTATTCAGTTTGAGAAGCTCAAAGTCTTCGCTGGTGGATCTGATCTTGTTAACATATTATTACAGTCAAATTTTAGGGGCCTGAGTGGTCAAATCCGGTTTAGCTCGGACAGAAATATCATTAGTAGTGGCTATGATGTTATCAATATCAATCAGATGAAAATTAATAAGGTTGGTTATTGGTCTAATCACTCAGGATTTTCTGTTCTACCTCCCGAAGTTCTTGCGAAAAAGAAACATCGCAGGGTTTCCGTAGATCAGAAGCTTGGCAATATAACTTGGCCAGGTGGGAAAACAGAACGACCGCGCGGCTGGGTGATTGCTGATAATGCGAAGCCGCTGAGAATAGGAGTGCCAAAGAGAGCAAGTTTTGTTGAATTTGTAACTGAAGTACAAGAGATTCATCAGATGCAAGGGTATTGTATCGATATCTTCATGAAAGCCTTGGAATTTATTCCGTATGAAATTCCGTTTGTATTCAAGCCTGTTGGAAACGGTAAAGCAAATCCAAATTATGATGCACTTGTCAAAAAGCTTGATGAAAAT GTATATGATGCAGTTGTTGGAGACATTGCGATTGTAACAAACCGCACAAAAATTGCGGACTTTTCTCAGCCTTTTGCATCGTCAAGCCTTGTTGTAGTGGCTCCTATCAACAGTTCAAAATCAAATGCTTGGGTATTCCTCAAACCATTCTCCCCAgatatgtggtgtattattgtTGCATCATTTATGATGATCGGAGTGGTTATATGGATTCTTGAACACCGAGTCAACGATGACTTTCGTGGTCCTCCTAAGAGACAACTTGTAACAATGTTTAT gTTCAGCCTCTCAACCCTGTTTAAGACAAATA ATAATACCATAAGCTCACTTTCTAAAATGGTGTTGATAGTATGGCTTTTCCTACTGATGGTGATCACTGCTAGCTATACAGCAAGCTTGACTTCAATTCTCACAGTGGAGCAGCTTTCGTCGCCGATCACAGGAATCGATAGTTTGATTGCAAGTAACTGGCCTATTGGATACCAAGTAGGGTCATTTGCTTACAGTTATCTGACAGATAATCTTTATGTATCAAGTTCAAGGCTTGTTTCCTTAGGCTCCCCTGAGGAATATGCTGTAGCACTTCGGAATGGACCGTCCGGTGGTGGTGTAGCAGCTATCGTAGATGAGCTTCCGTATGTTGAGTTATTTCTGTCAAAAGAAACTGATTTCGGTATTATTGGTCAGCCGTTTACTAGAAGCAGTTGGGGATTT GCTTTTCAAAGAGAATCTCCTCTTGCACTTGACATGTCAACAGCAATTCTAAAACTAGCCGAGAGCGGAGAGCTTCAAAATATACATGAGAAATGGTTTTGTAAGATGGGTTGTCCTGGTGAAAGGAAACGCAACTCTAAACCTGACCAACTTCACCTGAGCAGCTTTTGGGGTCTATATCTCTCGTGTGGTATCATCTCTGTCGTCGCGCTTGTTCTGTTTTTGCTGCGAATGATTAGCCAATATGTTGGCTTCAAACAAAGTCAAAACGAAGTGGTTGCTTCATCGTCAAAACCACCAGAAAGTCATTGTTCGCGGGTTGTTGTTAACTTCTTTAACTTCATTGATAAAAAGGAAGATGCCATCAAGAAAATGTTCACTCAATGTGACAATCCTCATAACCCCAACTCAGAATTATGA
- the LOC11411417 gene encoding protein DETOXIFICATION 40 translates to MASLKQNSAEEPLLFNHSGTSQKHHESDGELERILSDTTVPFFSRIGSATWIELRLLFLLAAPAVFVYLINYVMSMSTQIFSGHLGNLELAAASLGNTGIQIFAYGLMLGMGSAVETLCGQAYGAEKYGMLGTYLQRSTILLTITGFFLTIIYVLSEPILVFIGQSPRIASAAALFVYGLIPQIFAYAVNFPIQKFLQAQSIVLPSAYISAGTLVFHLILSWVVVFKIGLGLLGASLVLSFSWWVIVVAQFIYILKSEKCKRTWNGFTWEAFSGLPEFFKLSAASAVMLCLESWYFQILVLLAGLLPQPELALDSLSICTTVSGWVFMISVGFNAAASVRVSNELGARNPKSASFSVKVVTVISFIISVIAALIVLALRDVISYVFTEGEVVAAAVSDLCPLLSLSLVLNGIQPVLSGVAVGCGWQAFVAYVNVGCYYIVGIPLGAVLGFYFNFGAKGIWLGMLGGTTMQTIILMWVTFRTDWNKEVKEAAKRLNKWEEKKKEPLLN, encoded by the exons ATGGCTTCATTGAAGCAAAACAGTGCTGAAGAACCACTATTGTTCAACCACAGTGGTACATCTCAGAAGCACCATGAATCTGATGGTGAGCTTGAAAGGATACTATCAGACACCACCGTGCCATTCTTCAGCCGTATCGGCTCCGCCACATGGATTGAGCTCAGACTCCTTTTCTTGTTGGCTGCACCAGCTGTTTTTGTTTATCTTATTAATTATGTTATGTCTATGTCCACACAAATCTTTTCCGGCCACCTTGGTAATCTTGAACTTGCCGCGGCGTCTCTGGGGAACACCGGGATTCAAATCTTTGCTTATGGTCTCATG TTGGGTATGGGAAGTGCAGTTGAGACACTATGTGGACAAGCATATGGAGCAGAAAAATATGGCATGCTAGGAACATATTTACAAAGATCAACAATTCTTCTAACAATAACCGGTTTTTTCCTCACAATTATTTACGTATTAAGTGAACCAATCCTAGTATTCATTGGACAATCACCAAGAATAGCTTCTGCAGCAGCACTTTTTGTGTATGGACTTATCCCACAAATATTTGCTTATGCAGTAAATTTCCCAATCCAAAAATTTCTTCAAGCACAAAGTATAGTTCTACCAAGTGCATACATTTCAGCAGGAACTTTAGTTTTTCATCTAATATTAAGTTGGGTTGTTGTGTTTAAGATAGGGTTAGGACTATTGGGAGCTTCATTGGTTTTGAGTTTTTCTTGGTGGGTTATTGTTGTGgcacaatttatttatattttgaagagtGAGAAGTGTAAGAGGACTTGGAATGGGTTTACTTGGGAGGCATTTTCGGGGTTGCCGGAGTTTTTTAAATTGTCGGCCGCGTCGGCGGTTATGCTTTGTTTGGAGTCTTGGTATTTTCAGATTTTGGTTTTGCTTGCTGGACTTCTTCCTCAACCTGAGTTGGCTCTTGATTCTCTTTCTATTTG TACCACAGTTTCTGGATGGGTGTTCATGATCTCAGTTGGATTCAATGCAGCTGCAAG TGTGAGAGTGAGCAATGAACTAGGAGCAAGAAATCCAAAATCAGCATCATTTTCAGTGAAAGTGGTGACAGTGATATCCTTTATAATATCAGTAATAGCAGCACTAATTGTGCTTGCATTGAGAGATGTTATTAGCTATGTTTTCACTGAGGGTGAAGTGGTGGCTGCTGCTGTCTCAGATCTTTGTCcacttctctctctttctcttgtcCTCAATGGCATTCAGCCTGTCCTATCTG GGGTGGCTGTTGGGTGTGGATGGCAAGCTTTCGTTGCTTATGTGAATGTGGGTTGCTATTATATAGTTGGTATACCATTGGGGGCGGTTCTTggcttttatttcaattttggtGCTAAG GGAATATGGCTAGGAATGCTTGGTGGAACCACTATGCAGACAATTATTCTAATGTGGGTCACATTTAGAACGGATTGGAACAAGGAG GTGAAAGAAGCAGCCAAGAGGTTGAACAAATGggaggaaaagaaaaaggagccccttctaaactaa